Proteins co-encoded in one Sandaracinaceae bacterium genomic window:
- a CDS encoding VWA domain-containing protein yields MPPEAKQDAAFDEVIVDLVNVARRAGLRVGTAETLDAQAAAAAVGLTAKEDFRAALAATLCKRPEDRATFDRVFDGFFRSDPAPRPADQLRAQGVDQDTLDAMLARLEAAGGDGSGGGLASLLSGDAEIEQRLERALREANVSGMQSPMQVGLYSLRVLEEMRFSAMEQEVERLRAMLAADGADPSGVAEALSHALEGLRRRVRARVREDFEAKNPDRLARSRAARLEREALANLDKDELRQVTEEVRRLGHVLRDRLERQRRRARRGRLDVRSTVRSSLRTGGVPFAPVFRRRRRDRPKLVVLCDVSDSVRAAARFLLVLVYAMQEAFSRTRSFVFVRDVGECTQLFDAHPVDEAVALAFGGDAVPVGANSDYGRVLGQFAERHLDLVDRRTTVVILGDGRSNHLDANAEALESIRRRAARVVWLNPEPRNSWGFGDSEMARYLPHCTFAASVRSLGELRHAIERLARAITR; encoded by the coding sequence ATGCCCCCCGAGGCCAAGCAGGACGCCGCCTTCGACGAGGTCATCGTGGATCTCGTGAACGTCGCGCGCCGCGCGGGGCTCCGGGTCGGCACGGCCGAGACCCTCGACGCCCAGGCCGCCGCGGCCGCGGTCGGGCTCACCGCGAAAGAGGACTTCCGTGCTGCGCTCGCCGCGACCCTCTGCAAGCGCCCCGAGGACCGCGCCACCTTCGACCGCGTGTTCGACGGCTTCTTCCGCAGCGACCCGGCGCCGCGGCCGGCCGACCAGCTCCGCGCGCAGGGCGTCGACCAGGACACCCTCGACGCCATGCTCGCGCGCCTCGAGGCGGCGGGCGGCGACGGGAGCGGCGGCGGGCTCGCCTCGCTCCTCTCGGGGGACGCCGAGATCGAGCAGCGCCTCGAGCGCGCGCTCCGCGAGGCCAACGTCTCCGGCATGCAGAGCCCCATGCAAGTCGGCTTGTACTCCTTGCGCGTCCTCGAGGAGATGCGCTTCTCGGCCATGGAGCAAGAGGTTGAGCGGCTCCGCGCGATGCTCGCCGCCGACGGCGCCGACCCGTCCGGCGTCGCCGAGGCGCTCAGCCACGCCCTCGAGGGGCTGCGGCGCCGCGTGCGCGCCCGCGTCCGCGAGGACTTCGAGGCGAAGAACCCCGACCGCCTCGCCCGCAGCCGCGCCGCGCGCCTCGAGCGGGAGGCGCTCGCCAACCTCGACAAGGACGAGCTGCGCCAGGTCACCGAGGAGGTCCGCCGCCTCGGCCACGTCCTGCGGGATCGGCTCGAGCGCCAGCGCCGCCGCGCGCGCCGCGGCCGCCTCGACGTGCGCTCCACCGTGCGCTCCAGCCTCCGCACGGGCGGCGTCCCCTTCGCGCCCGTCTTCCGCCGCCGCCGCCGCGATCGACCGAAGCTCGTCGTCCTCTGCGACGTCAGCGACTCCGTGCGCGCGGCGGCCCGCTTCCTCCTCGTGCTCGTCTACGCCATGCAGGAGGCCTTCAGCCGCACGCGCAGCTTCGTCTTCGTGCGCGACGTGGGCGAGTGCACGCAGCTCTTCGACGCCCATCCCGTGGACGAGGCCGTCGCGCTCGCGTTCGGCGGGGACGCGGTCCCGGTCGGCGCCAACAGCGACTACGGCCGCGTGCTCGGCCAGTTCGCCGAGCGACACCTCGACCTCGTCGACCGCCGCACCACCGTCGTCATCCTCGGCGACGGCCGCAGCAACCACCTCGACGCGAACGCCGAGGCCCTCGAGTCCATCCGCCGCCGCGCCGCGCGCGTCGTGTGGCTCAACCCCGAGCCGCGGAACAGCTGGGGCTTCGGCGACAGCGAGATGGCGCGCTACCTCCCGCACTGCACCTTCGCCGCCTCGGTGCGCAGCCTGGGCGAGCTCCGCCACGCGATCGAGCGCCTCGCCCGCGCGATCACCCGCTGA
- a CDS encoding pseudouridine synthase, with the protein MAAERLQKILAHAGVASRRAAEKLIADGHVRVNGRIVTELGTKADAHKDKIEVDGKRVVLEKPVHYLVHKPREMVTTLNDPEGREHLGKLLAKLPERVYPVGRLDYHTSGALLVTNDGELTDALLNPARNVPKVYAAKLRGHLDVPELDKLRNGVELDDGYKTKPAEVFVLREESKNTWIQITLTEGKNRQIHRMAEAIGHPVQRLARTAFAGLSTDDLRPGEVRPLAKRELDKLVKTYLTPARIQKANARQQADEQAGMPVAPQSAPRSKPRGGSKRRAGRNPRSPGPRGKRGGGDR; encoded by the coding sequence ATGGCCGCCGAACGACTCCAAAAGATCCTCGCGCACGCGGGAGTGGCCTCGCGCCGCGCCGCGGAGAAGCTCATCGCAGACGGGCACGTCCGCGTGAACGGGCGCATCGTCACCGAGCTCGGCACCAAAGCCGACGCCCACAAGGACAAGATCGAGGTCGACGGCAAGCGCGTCGTGCTCGAGAAGCCCGTCCATTACCTCGTGCACAAGCCGCGCGAGATGGTGACCACCCTGAACGATCCCGAGGGGCGCGAGCACCTGGGGAAGCTGTTGGCGAAGCTGCCCGAGCGGGTGTACCCCGTAGGGAGGCTCGACTACCACACCAGCGGCGCGCTGCTGGTGACCAACGACGGTGAGCTCACGGATGCGCTCTTGAACCCCGCTCGCAACGTCCCGAAGGTGTACGCCGCCAAGCTGCGCGGCCACCTGGACGTCCCCGAGCTGGACAAGCTGCGCAACGGCGTCGAGCTGGACGACGGCTACAAGACCAAGCCGGCCGAGGTCTTCGTGCTCCGCGAGGAGAGCAAGAACACCTGGATCCAGATCACCCTGACCGAGGGCAAGAACCGTCAGATCCACCGCATGGCCGAGGCCATCGGTCATCCGGTTCAGCGCCTCGCGCGCACCGCCTTCGCTGGCCTGAGCACCGACGACCTGCGCCCGGGCGAGGTCCGCCCCCTGGCCAAGCGAGAGCTCGACAAGCTCGTGAAGACCTACCTGACGCCGGCCCGGATCCAGAAGGCCAACGCGCGTCAGCAAGCCGACGAGCAGGCGGGCATGCCCGTCGCTCCGCAGTCGGCCCCCAGGAGCAAGCCGCGCGGAGGCAGCAAGCGCCGCGCGGGACGCAACCCGCGGAGCCCCGGCCCTCGGGGCAAGCGCGGAGGAGGTGACCGATGA